A stretch of Gallus gallus isolate bGalGal1 chromosome 2, bGalGal1.mat.broiler.GRCg7b, whole genome shotgun sequence DNA encodes these proteins:
- the LYPD2 gene encoding ly6/PLAUR domain-containing protein 2 codes for MKLFLPLLLVAIAGMEFAQSLKCYTCHEPTASEKCMKIQKCAKNETMCKTTMYSLEEVYPFVGLSTVTKMCSSVCSPSDVDGIGMTRPVSCCYSNLCNIDGAASLRISFVPVGMLASVVCGLFWSRL; via the exons ATGAAgctctttctgcctcttctgtTGGTTGCCATCGCTGGCATGGAGTTTG CCCAAAGCTTGAAGTGTTACACCTGCCATGAACCTACAGCATCTGAGAAGTGCATGAAGATCCAGAAGTGTGCTAAGAATGAAACCATGTGCAAGACAACCATGTATTCCCTGGAGGAAG TTTATCCTTTTGTGGGACTCTCAACTGTCACCAAGATGTGCTCTTCAGTCTGCAGCCCATCTGATGTGGATGGGATTGGCATGACGCGCCCCGTCTCCTGCTGTTACTCCAACTTGTGCAACATTGATGGTGCAGCTAGTTTGAGAATCAGCTTTGTGCCAGTTGGGATGTTAGCAAGTGTTGTTTGTGGTCTCTTCTGGTCTAGACTGTGA